One Siniperca chuatsi isolate FFG_IHB_CAS linkage group LG1, ASM2008510v1, whole genome shotgun sequence genomic window, TCTAAAATTTTCCAGAGAGATTTTaagttttgatgtttgatttgttttcattgaatCATGTTATATTCGTTTGGGCGATGTTTTTTGTAATTCCTTATTTAAAAATGACGTTTTTTTGCCTCAAAATGTACTACTATGAAACGACTAGTAATGTATTACACATGCCTTTTTCTGTGCCGTTTTCTAAAACCAAGCTGtataatattttggtttattgcATCTGTATGGAAAAGTTTAAACTTTGCAGTGATGATGACGGTATAATTTACAGTAAAagcacactgtaaaaatattaatacatcTTTGTTTTCCATGTCAGACCAAAATAAAGACCAAACTAGTTTctatctttttaaaatgtcttgttcttGTCTTGTTTATAACCCTGCACTGGAGTTAAAAAAAGCAATAAGTAAGCACCAATGACAatctattacattttatttaccacTTGTCCTGTTTTTGACATTCCCTCAGACAGTGCTTGTAAACAGACATGTCCTCATTAAGTTACAGTTTTTCACTCGAAATCCCACCACGTCTTGCTTTTGCCTGCACCTTTTCTTCCCTCCATCTTGCTCTGAAATGATGTCCGTACTCTGGTTGAAGctggtttgttttctctgtcactgGCCAGTCCAGCCACTCTGTCTCTACCAGTGAACCCAGACTGTTTATGGGACCTGTAAAGACTTTGGCTCTCATTTTTAAGTGTCCTTTCACCAGATCTTAAGCACCTGTCACCGTCCTCTCTTGGTGCGTGATTTGTGACTCCCCTGACTCTGTTATTGGTaatctctttctgtgtctgttgttGGTGGAAGCCATCATGCTTCCTCTTAGGCACGAACTTAAACGCCTCCTCCCATTTCCCCGTCTCCTTGAGTGTGAGCATGATGCGGATCATCTGGTCCAGAGTCAGATTTTTGGCTCCCATCTCCCAGTGGAGGAACTCATCCAGCGGTAAGCGGGCTGTGGCCAGCTTCAGACGCTTGGAATTGGCCAACGACAAGCCTGACTGGATCGACCGGTCCACTAGAGCTCCAATGATGTACACCTTGTTGTGGTCAAACGTGTGGAGAACATTGGGGGAGTCTGCCGTGAGGTATACGAGCCGTTCACGGGGGAACAGATCGACATGCTGGCGGTCAGTGCTGGTGACGAGCAGGCGATCCCAGGCCTGTGCGCCGTATCGTTTGAGCAGCTCCTGCTTGTAGGCCCCGTCTGGCTGCAGGTTGCAGAAGTGGAGGTGGTAGGGCTCGGTGGCACGCCGGTTCCACCCTTCCACCTCCATCAGCTGGGACACTGTGTTCTCTACCTCCCGTCTGGTCATGTTGGACTCATAGCTCATGTCAAATACCAGCGGCTGACCGAACTGCATGGCCTGGGCGCTCCTCCAGGCCAGCAGCTTGTCCAGGGAGCGGCTCCAGAACTGGAGGAGGAATGTGTTTTTAAGCCCCTGTCCTCTCTGATCATCCCCTTCCTCTGCATCGCTGTCCTGTTCTCTTTTCTGCTCCATTGAAGCTTCCCTGTCTgccttcctctgctgctgcttctccttaCGGGCCCTTTTATGGCCCTCCGTGATGGCCAGGTACTTCAGGTACTTCTTCCTGGAGGACTTGGTGGTGAGCTTTGCCAGCATCTGAACCTCTTCATCAGTCATCTCTTGAGGTACAAGCTTCCCAGCTTGCCGCCACATTGCAACCAGATCCCGAGTTACCTCCAGTAAAGAACTGT contains:
- the trmt10c gene encoding tRNA methyltransferase 10 homolog C, with product MLRCFTTQGFYELWKCSHIVASCVTKRKAISFLPVSSACHHRLSIHARHFNTGSPVWKDALQPKGDKSEEIQTIDLEKWKSVMRSQTASEEKVNDEEEASDDENLKEPGGVVNDSSLLEVTRDLVAMWRQAGKLVPQEMTDEEVQMLAKLTTKSSRKKYLKYLAITEGHKRARKEKQQQRKADREASMEQKREQDSDAEEGDDQRGQGLKNTFLLQFWSRSLDKLLAWRSAQAMQFGQPLVFDMSYESNMTRREVENTVSQLMEVEGWNRRATEPYHLHFCNLQPDGAYKQELLKRYGAQAWDRLLVTSTDRQHVDLFPRERLVYLTADSPNVLHTFDHNKVYIIGALVDRSIQSGLSLANSKRLKLATARLPLDEFLHWEMGAKNLTLDQMIRIMLTLKETGKWEEAFKFVPKRKHDGFHQQQTQKEITNNRVRGVTNHAPREDGDRCLRSGERTLKNESQSLYRSHKQSGFTGRDRVAGLASDRENKPASTRVRTSFQSKMEGRKGAGKSKTWWDFE